From Cytobacillus sp. IB215665, the proteins below share one genomic window:
- a CDS encoding class I SAM-dependent rRNA methyltransferase, whose protein sequence is MTAEIRLKVKPKYINKFKNGYPLITKEAIVNINDLKEEGVIVKVVDDRNSFIGRGYYGKQNKGYGWILSRNNREQLNQQFFKEKIKVALHARSHFFGNEDTTAFRVVNGEGDGLGGITIDYFDGYYVINWYSEGIYTFREYVINALSELVDYKAIYQKKRFATDGKYIEEDGFVTGERGKFPILIKENGVHFAVYLDDGAMVGVFLDQREVRKTIRDKYVEGKSVLNLFSYTGAFSVFAASGGASKTTSVDLANRSLSKTIEQFEVNGINYKDHDIIVEDVFKYFKYAVKKEKKFDLVILDPPSFARSKKFTFSAAKDYTDLIKQAILITEHNGIIVSSTNSSAFNMDKFKKFIEIAFKEMGRRYKIIEQFSLPEDFRTVKEFEEGNYLKVVFIQITGE, encoded by the coding sequence ATGACTGCTGAGATACGTTTAAAGGTAAAACCAAAATATATAAACAAATTTAAAAATGGTTATCCGCTTATTACGAAAGAAGCAATTGTCAATATCAATGATTTGAAAGAAGAGGGCGTAATTGTTAAGGTTGTCGATGATCGAAACTCATTTATCGGAAGAGGTTATTATGGCAAACAAAACAAAGGATATGGCTGGATTTTATCCCGTAATAATCGTGAACAGCTTAATCAACAGTTTTTTAAGGAAAAAATTAAAGTAGCGCTACATGCAAGAAGTCATTTTTTCGGTAATGAAGATACAACAGCATTTAGGGTTGTTAATGGGGAAGGTGACGGCTTAGGTGGTATAACAATTGACTATTTCGATGGCTACTATGTCATTAATTGGTATAGTGAAGGTATATATACATTTCGTGAATATGTCATTAACGCGTTAAGCGAGCTTGTCGACTATAAAGCGATATACCAGAAAAAAAGGTTTGCAACAGACGGTAAATATATTGAAGAGGATGGCTTTGTAACAGGTGAAAGAGGTAAGTTCCCAATTTTAATAAAGGAAAATGGTGTTCATTTTGCTGTTTACTTAGATGATGGAGCGATGGTTGGTGTTTTTTTAGACCAAAGAGAAGTGAGGAAAACGATTAGAGATAAATATGTAGAAGGCAAATCAGTGTTAAATTTGTTCTCCTACACTGGCGCATTTTCGGTCTTTGCGGCTTCTGGTGGTGCATCAAAAACGACGAGTGTTGATTTAGCTAATAGAAGCTTAAGTAAAACAATAGAACAATTTGAAGTGAATGGAATTAACTATAAAGACCACGACATCATCGTAGAGGATGTTTTTAAATACTTTAAGTATGCTGTGAAAAAGGAGAAAAAGTTTGATCTAGTCATACTAGACCCTCCTAGTTTTGCAAGATCAAAGAAATTTACTTTTAGCGCAGCGAAGGATTATACAGATTTAATAAAACAAGCTATTTTAATCACCGAACATAACGGGATTATAGTTTCTTCAACGAATTCAAGTGCCTTCAATATGGATAAATTTAAGAAATTTATTGAAATTGCTTTTAAAGAAATGGGGAGGCGTTACAAAATAATTGAACAATTTTCCCTCCCAGAGGACTTTAGAACGGTGAAAGAGTTTGAAGAAGGAAACTACTTGAAGGTAGTGTTTATTCAAATTACTGGTGAATAA
- a CDS encoding OFA family MFS transporter produces MKQKNRWLIALSAIAIHISIGSVYAYSVYKKPIHDELGWSSTETALAFTIAIFCLGTSAAFFGKVVEKKGPRFSAIVAAILFSSGLIGTGFAIQLESLYGYYLTYGLISGMGLGIGYIAPVSTLVKWFPDRRGLATGMAVMGFGAGALICSPVANYLIENVGLSQTFFILGITYFILMISGALYIARPEEGWLPAGMKEASEKGKVKIKADLAQLTANEAVKTKRFWMLWLMMFINISSGIMLISVASPMAQEKVGMTAVAAASMVGIMGFFNGGGRIGWATASDYLGRTNVFTIFFSIQLVAFLILPTVSSQAIFVTLIFLILTIYGGGFASLPAFIGDLFGTKQLGAIHGYLLTSWSMAGVFGPMLVSYIKDTTNSYNATFYIFAAFLTIALITSFLIRMDIKKIKEQQEPASQKGKLKQQVAQ; encoded by the coding sequence ATGAAACAAAAAAACCGTTGGTTAATTGCTTTATCAGCAATTGCCATCCATATTTCAATCGGTTCTGTATACGCATACAGTGTATATAAAAAACCAATTCATGATGAATTAGGGTGGAGCAGTACTGAAACTGCCTTAGCATTTACAATCGCTATCTTTTGTTTAGGAACATCTGCTGCGTTTTTTGGCAAAGTAGTGGAGAAGAAAGGCCCTCGCTTTTCAGCTATCGTTGCAGCTATTTTATTTTCAAGCGGCCTTATAGGGACTGGATTTGCTATTCAACTTGAATCATTATATGGCTACTATTTAACTTATGGATTAATTAGTGGAATGGGGTTAGGGATAGGTTATATAGCACCAGTATCTACATTAGTAAAATGGTTCCCTGATCGCCGTGGTTTAGCTACCGGGATGGCAGTTATGGGGTTTGGTGCAGGCGCATTAATTTGTAGCCCAGTAGCGAACTATCTAATTGAGAACGTTGGTTTATCACAAACATTCTTCATTCTTGGGATCACATATTTTATCCTCATGATTTCAGGAGCATTATATATAGCTCGGCCTGAAGAAGGATGGTTACCAGCTGGGATGAAGGAAGCGTCAGAAAAAGGAAAAGTAAAAATCAAAGCTGACCTTGCACAACTTACTGCTAACGAAGCAGTAAAAACAAAACGATTTTGGATGTTATGGTTAATGATGTTTATTAATATTTCTTCAGGAATCATGCTCATTTCAGTTGCTTCACCAATGGCTCAAGAAAAAGTAGGTATGACAGCTGTAGCCGCTGCAAGTATGGTCGGTATTATGGGCTTCTTTAACGGTGGAGGCCGTATCGGTTGGGCTACTGCTTCAGATTATTTAGGAAGAACAAATGTGTTTACGATATTTTTCTCGATTCAACTCGTAGCATTTTTGATCTTACCAACAGTTTCAAGCCAAGCGATATTTGTTACATTGATTTTCCTTATTTTAACCATCTACGGCGGAGGATTTGCCTCTTTACCAGCATTTATTGGAGACTTATTCGGTACAAAGCAATTAGGTGCAATTCATGGGTATTTATTAACCTCTTGGTCTATGGCAGGCGTGTTTGGACCAATGCTCGTTTCATATATTAAAGATACAACAAACAGTTATAATGCTACATTTTATATATTCGCAGCATTTTTAACAATTGCGTTAATTACTTCTTTCCTTATCCGTATGGATATTAAAAAAATTAAGGAGCAACAAGAGCCAGCTTCTCAAAAAGGTAAATTAAAGCAACAAGTTGCACAGTAA
- a CDS encoding SDR family oxidoreductase has product MYPQYPYYGFKQVTQQVPIAFPPQHQDVHPGLEYEMVPRPISEDPQYRSGNKLHNKVAIITGGDSGIGRATAIAFAKEGANITIVYLNEHQDAAETRERVESLGGKCLVISADLRKEETSHQVVKQTIETFGKLDILINNAAVQYVQSSILDISSEQLENTFRTNVFAIFYMTKAALPYLKNGSSIINTASITAFQGQKFLIDYSATKGAVTTFTRSLSLSLVEHGIRVNNVAPGPIWTPLIPSSFSAEQVTQFGLETPMKRAGQPFELAPAFVYLASDDSRYVTGQTIHVNGGVILNT; this is encoded by the coding sequence TTGTATCCGCAATACCCATATTACGGGTTTAAGCAAGTAACACAACAGGTTCCTATTGCATTTCCGCCACAGCATCAAGATGTTCACCCTGGGCTTGAATATGAAATGGTACCGAGGCCAATTTCTGAGGATCCCCAATACCGAAGTGGCAATAAGCTGCACAATAAAGTTGCTATTATCACAGGTGGAGATAGTGGAATTGGTAGAGCTACTGCCATAGCTTTTGCCAAAGAAGGTGCCAACATAACGATTGTTTACTTAAATGAACATCAGGATGCAGCTGAAACGAGGGAAAGGGTAGAGAGCTTAGGAGGAAAATGCTTAGTCATAAGTGCGGACTTACGTAAAGAGGAAACGTCACATCAAGTAGTCAAACAAACGATTGAAACGTTCGGGAAGTTAGATATTCTCATTAATAATGCTGCTGTTCAATACGTGCAATCAAGTATTCTTGATATATCATCCGAACAGCTTGAAAATACGTTTCGAACGAATGTCTTTGCAATATTTTATATGACAAAAGCAGCACTTCCGTATTTAAAAAATGGAAGCTCAATCATTAATACGGCATCTATTACAGCCTTTCAAGGTCAGAAATTCTTAATTGATTATTCTGCAACGAAAGGGGCTGTCACTACTTTTACACGCTCTCTATCTTTATCATTAGTTGAACACGGAATTAGAGTAAATAATGTCGCTCCTGGCCCTATTTGGACCCCGCTAATTCCTTCGAGCTTTTCGGCAGAGCAAGTAACACAATTTGGTTTGGAAACACCGATGAAACGTGCTGGGCAGCCCTTTGAGCTTGCGCCAGCCTTTGTATATTTAGCTTCTGATGATTCTAGATATGTGACAGGGCAAACAATACATGTAAATGGGGGAGTGATTTTAAACACATAG
- a CDS encoding dienelactone hydrolase family protein has translation MLLFVFLTIVAIIFKSFGNMKIAKLIPFLAILVFIPHVLFEGIRWQLYPVYIIIMFQFLITILFRVGLLKKRRLENDKKLIRMSLPIVISLFLLTVLFSYAFPVYKIPTPSGPNEIGTISFDLIDDSREAIYSEDITDNRKIKLQVWYPAQNVGSYEQVPWLQDGKIVAEGVSKLMGFPDFVLSHTSLVKSNSYLNAPISNEKEQYPVIILSHGWTGFRNIHTDVAELLASNGFVVVAIEHTYGSAVTAFNDGEVAYVNDEALPNREETPNFLTYANTLVKTFAGDIQVTLDQLEMMNTEQNSSPLKGKLDLANIGVIGHSTGGGAAVATALHDNRIKALIGLDAWVEPIEEQELDSGLHIPSLFLRSHEWEQGYNNEHLYLLLNSSMAPELYQINNTGHQDFSMIYMYSPLSKYFNITGKLDGREGASIQHDFILTFFEKNIYGQVTSTIADVAKQYEEVQIITSYRDE, from the coding sequence ATGTTACTATTTGTTTTCTTAACAATAGTAGCTATCATATTTAAAAGCTTTGGGAATATGAAAATAGCAAAATTAATACCTTTTCTAGCAATACTTGTGTTTATTCCACATGTGTTATTTGAAGGAATAAGATGGCAGCTTTATCCTGTTTACATAATTATTATGTTTCAGTTTTTAATTACAATATTATTTCGAGTAGGATTATTAAAGAAGCGAAGGTTGGAAAATGACAAAAAACTGATACGAATGAGTTTGCCTATTGTCATAAGCTTATTCCTATTAACAGTGTTATTTTCCTATGCATTCCCTGTATACAAAATTCCTACACCATCAGGACCAAATGAAATTGGGACGATATCATTTGACTTAATAGATGATAGTCGGGAGGCTATTTATAGTGAAGATATAACCGACAATAGGAAAATAAAGCTACAAGTTTGGTATCCTGCACAAAATGTAGGTTCGTATGAGCAAGTTCCGTGGCTACAGGACGGTAAAATAGTGGCAGAGGGTGTCTCGAAATTAATGGGATTTCCGGATTTTGTTCTTAGTCACACGTCTTTAGTGAAGTCGAATTCCTACCTTAATGCCCCTATTAGTAATGAAAAGGAACAATACCCAGTCATTATTCTGTCCCATGGCTGGACTGGATTCAGAAATATTCATACAGATGTTGCAGAACTATTAGCGAGTAATGGGTTTGTTGTAGTAGCGATTGAACATACATACGGTTCAGCTGTCACTGCTTTTAATGATGGTGAAGTAGCTTATGTTAATGATGAAGCATTACCAAATCGTGAAGAAACTCCTAATTTTTTAACTTATGCTAATACGTTAGTAAAAACATTTGCAGGAGATATTCAAGTTACACTTGATCAGTTAGAAATGATGAACACAGAGCAAAATAGTTCTCCTTTGAAAGGAAAATTAGATTTAGCCAATATCGGTGTGATCGGTCACTCTACTGGAGGAGGGGCTGCTGTAGCGACTGCACTTCATGATAATCGAATAAAGGCGCTAATTGGATTGGATGCATGGGTTGAGCCGATAGAAGAACAAGAGCTGGATAGCGGATTACATATTCCATCTCTGTTTTTAAGAAGTCATGAATGGGAGCAAGGCTATAATAATGAGCATTTGTATTTATTGTTAAACAGTAGTATGGCTCCTGAGTTATATCAAATTAACAATACCGGTCATCAAGATTTCTCTATGATTTATATGTATTCACCATTAAGCAAATATTTTAACATTACAGGAAAGCTTGACGGGAGAGAGGGTGCAAGCATTCAACACGACTTTATTCTTACCTTTTTTGAAAAAAATATTTATGGTCAAGTAACGAGCACAATCGCAGATGTGGCAAAGCAATATGAGGAGGTACAAATCATAACTTCATATCGTGACGAATAA